A stretch of Rhododendron vialii isolate Sample 1 chromosome 4a, ASM3025357v1 DNA encodes these proteins:
- the LOC131324464 gene encoding serine/arginine-rich SC35-like splicing factor SCL33 isoform X4: MRGRSYSYSPSPPRGGYSRRRRSPSPRGRYGGRDRDLPTSLLVRNLRHDCRPEDLRGPFGEFGPLKDVYLPRDYNTGEPRGFGFVQYLDPDDAADAKYHMDGQILLGRELTVVFAEENRKKPAEMRARQRSSGRGSDRGSSFSRYSRSPHHGRSYSRSRHRETSYSRSPYGSRYRERSYSRSPYGSRSRSRSPIRSRSQTPDGY, from the exons ATGAGGGGAAGAAGTTATAGTTACAGTCCCTCACCACCAAGAGGGGGGTACAGCAGAAGACGGCGAAGCCCGAGTCCAAGGGGTCGATATGGGGGTCGTGATAGAGATCTTCCCACCAGTCTTTTGGTCCGCAACCTGCGCCATGATTGTAG GCCAGAAGACCTCCGTGGGCCTTTTGGggagtttggtcctctaaagGATGTGTACTTGCCCCGGGACTACAATACAGG GGAGCCACGTGGCTTTGGTTTTGTTCAGTACTTGGATCCTGATGATGCTGCAGATGCCAAATATCATATGGATGGTCAAATTCTTCTTGGTCGAGAGCTGACTGTGGTATTTGCCGAGGAAAATAGAAAGAAGCCTGCAGAGATGAGGGCAAGACAGCGTTCCAG CGGCAGGGGGTCTGACCGGGGGAGCTCCTTCTCTCGTTATTCTCGATCACCGCACCATGGAAGATCCTATTCGAG GTCGAGACATAGAGAGACGTCTTACTCAAGGTCTCCATATGGCTCAAGGTATAGAGAAAGGTCTTACTCAAGGTCTCCATATGGCTCACG gagcaggagcagaagCCCAATTAGGAGTCGGAGTCAGACCCCTGACGGTTACTAG
- the LOC131324464 gene encoding serine/arginine-rich SC35-like splicing factor SCL33 isoform X1 translates to MRGRSYSYSPSPPRGGYSRRRRSPSPRGRYGGRDRDLPTSLLVRNLRHDCRPEDLRGPFGEFGPLKDVYLPRDYNTGEPRGFGFVQYLDPDDAADAKYHMDGQILLGRELTVVFAEENRKKPAEMRARQRSSGRGSDRGSSFSRYSRSPHHGRSYSRSRHRETSYSRSPYGSRYRERSYSRSPYGSRYRERSYLRSPYGSRSRSRSRSPIRSRSQTPDGY, encoded by the exons ATGAGGGGAAGAAGTTATAGTTACAGTCCCTCACCACCAAGAGGGGGGTACAGCAGAAGACGGCGAAGCCCGAGTCCAAGGGGTCGATATGGGGGTCGTGATAGAGATCTTCCCACCAGTCTTTTGGTCCGCAACCTGCGCCATGATTGTAG GCCAGAAGACCTCCGTGGGCCTTTTGGggagtttggtcctctaaagGATGTGTACTTGCCCCGGGACTACAATACAGG GGAGCCACGTGGCTTTGGTTTTGTTCAGTACTTGGATCCTGATGATGCTGCAGATGCCAAATATCATATGGATGGTCAAATTCTTCTTGGTCGAGAGCTGACTGTGGTATTTGCCGAGGAAAATAGAAAGAAGCCTGCAGAGATGAGGGCAAGACAGCGTTCCAG CGGCAGGGGGTCTGACCGGGGGAGCTCCTTCTCTCGTTATTCTCGATCACCGCACCATGGAAGATCCTATTCGAG GTCGAGACATAGAGAGACGTCTTACTCAAGGTCTCCATATGGCTCAAGGTATAGAGAAAGGTCTTACTCAAGGTCTCCATATGGCTCACGGTATAGAGAAAGGTCTTACTTGAGGTCTCCATATGGCTcaaggagcaggagcaggagcagaagCCCAATTAGGAGTCGGAGTCAGACCCCTGACGGTTACTAG
- the LOC131324464 gene encoding serine/arginine-rich SC35-like splicing factor SCL33 isoform X2, with protein MRGRSYSYSPSPPRGGYSRRRRSPSPRGRYGGRDRDLPTSLLVRNLRHDCRPEDLRGPFGEFGPLKDVYLPRDYNTGEPRGFGFVQYLDPDDAADAKYHMDGQILLGRELTVVFAEENRKKPAEMRARQRSSGRGSDRGSSFSRYSRSPHHGRSYSRSRHRETSYSRSPYGSRYRERSYSRSPYGSRSRSRSRSPIRSRSQTPDGY; from the exons ATGAGGGGAAGAAGTTATAGTTACAGTCCCTCACCACCAAGAGGGGGGTACAGCAGAAGACGGCGAAGCCCGAGTCCAAGGGGTCGATATGGGGGTCGTGATAGAGATCTTCCCACCAGTCTTTTGGTCCGCAACCTGCGCCATGATTGTAG GCCAGAAGACCTCCGTGGGCCTTTTGGggagtttggtcctctaaagGATGTGTACTTGCCCCGGGACTACAATACAGG GGAGCCACGTGGCTTTGGTTTTGTTCAGTACTTGGATCCTGATGATGCTGCAGATGCCAAATATCATATGGATGGTCAAATTCTTCTTGGTCGAGAGCTGACTGTGGTATTTGCCGAGGAAAATAGAAAGAAGCCTGCAGAGATGAGGGCAAGACAGCGTTCCAG CGGCAGGGGGTCTGACCGGGGGAGCTCCTTCTCTCGTTATTCTCGATCACCGCACCATGGAAGATCCTATTCGAG GTCGAGACATAGAGAGACGTCTTACTCAAGGTCTCCATATGGCTCAAGGTATAGAGAAAGGTCTTACTCAAG GTCTCCATATGGCTcaaggagcaggagcaggagcagaagCCCAATTAGGAGTCGGAGTCAGACCCCTGACGGTTACTAG
- the LOC131324464 gene encoding serine/arginine-rich SC35-like splicing factor SCL33 isoform X3 — MRGRSYSYSPSPPRGGYSRRRRSPSPRGRYGGRDRDLPTSLLVRNLRHDCRPEDLRGPFGEFGPLKDVYLPRDYNTGEPRGFGFVQYLDPDDAADAKYHMDGQILLGRELTVVFAEENRKKPAEMRARQRSSGRGSDRGSSFSRYSRSPHHGRSYSRSRHRETSYSRSPYGSRYRERSYLRSPYGSRSRSRSRSPIRSRSQTPDGY, encoded by the exons ATGAGGGGAAGAAGTTATAGTTACAGTCCCTCACCACCAAGAGGGGGGTACAGCAGAAGACGGCGAAGCCCGAGTCCAAGGGGTCGATATGGGGGTCGTGATAGAGATCTTCCCACCAGTCTTTTGGTCCGCAACCTGCGCCATGATTGTAG GCCAGAAGACCTCCGTGGGCCTTTTGGggagtttggtcctctaaagGATGTGTACTTGCCCCGGGACTACAATACAGG GGAGCCACGTGGCTTTGGTTTTGTTCAGTACTTGGATCCTGATGATGCTGCAGATGCCAAATATCATATGGATGGTCAAATTCTTCTTGGTCGAGAGCTGACTGTGGTATTTGCCGAGGAAAATAGAAAGAAGCCTGCAGAGATGAGGGCAAGACAGCGTTCCAG CGGCAGGGGGTCTGACCGGGGGAGCTCCTTCTCTCGTTATTCTCGATCACCGCACCATGGAAGATCCTATTCGAG GTCGAGACATAGAGAGACGTCTTACTCAAGGTCTCCATATGGCTCAAGGTATAGAGAAAG GTCTTACTTGAGGTCTCCATATGGCTcaaggagcaggagcaggagcagaagCCCAATTAGGAGTCGGAGTCAGACCCCTGACGGTTACTAG
- the LOC131324464 gene encoding serine/arginine-rich SC35-like splicing factor SCL33 isoform X5 has translation MRGRSYSYSPSPPRGGYSRRRRSPSPRGRYGGRDRDLPTSLLVRNLRHDCRPEDLRGPFGEFGPLKDVYLPRDYNTGEPRGFGFVQYLDPDDAADAKYHMDGQILLGRELTVVFAEENRKKPAEMRARQRSSGRGSDRGSSFSRYSRSPHHGRSYSRSRHRETSYSRSPYGSRYRERSPYGSRSRSRSRSPIRSRSQTPDGY, from the exons ATGAGGGGAAGAAGTTATAGTTACAGTCCCTCACCACCAAGAGGGGGGTACAGCAGAAGACGGCGAAGCCCGAGTCCAAGGGGTCGATATGGGGGTCGTGATAGAGATCTTCCCACCAGTCTTTTGGTCCGCAACCTGCGCCATGATTGTAG GCCAGAAGACCTCCGTGGGCCTTTTGGggagtttggtcctctaaagGATGTGTACTTGCCCCGGGACTACAATACAGG GGAGCCACGTGGCTTTGGTTTTGTTCAGTACTTGGATCCTGATGATGCTGCAGATGCCAAATATCATATGGATGGTCAAATTCTTCTTGGTCGAGAGCTGACTGTGGTATTTGCCGAGGAAAATAGAAAGAAGCCTGCAGAGATGAGGGCAAGACAGCGTTCCAG CGGCAGGGGGTCTGACCGGGGGAGCTCCTTCTCTCGTTATTCTCGATCACCGCACCATGGAAGATCCTATTCGAG GTCGAGACATAGAGAGACGTCTTACTCAAGGTCTCCATATGGCTCAAGGTATAGAGAAAG GTCTCCATATGGCTcaaggagcaggagcaggagcagaagCCCAATTAGGAGTCGGAGTCAGACCCCTGACGGTTACTAG